ccTTTGGCTTGTGGGGTGACACAGAAGTctgttttatcccccatgctgtttaagcTATTGGGAAAAGTCAGCTGGAGGTTTGGCCTTTAGTGTCAGCAGTATgtacatgacacacagctctaggTTCTTTTCTACCTAAGGATCTAAGAAAGGCAGTGTAACACTTGAGTAAGTGTCTGGATGAGGTACTGGGATGGATGAGGGAGAACAAGCAGAAAGACCCACAGATAAAAGTCCTGTGGGTTGGGAAGTTGGCAGATCTGGATAGTGGTGTGACTCTGatgctggatggggttgcattcctcTAAAAGGGCCAGGCGTCTAGTTTGTTGGGAGGCCTCTTGGGCTTGAAAGTAACAGCTGCAGCCTGGAGTGCTTTTTACAAGTTTTGCCAGCAGTTGACTATTTGGAATGGCTGgacctggcctctgtttcccaagCATTGGACTGTTTTGGAGCGCTTTATGTgggactgtctttgaagatgtTCCAGAAGCTGTGACTGCTACAATAAACTTCTGGCCCCACTTCAATTGCTggtctttgctttttaaaaaaactgttctgGTTGTCCCGCCTTTATCCATGTAATCCTGCCTGTAAATTAAGATTTGTATGAGTCCTATTTGAGTGCCTGCcattaaatgttagctgtttttatggttttaaattttgtatgttgatttttaatgttcagttttttaatctttgtaaaccacccagagagcttcagctatggggcggtatataaatgtaaataataataactaataataatgCCAAGAGATAGGGTCTTCTTGGTGATAGCCATCCTATTGACTTATTTCCTGACTCTTCTGCACAGGAATTCATGCAAGGCTTGAAGACCTGCCTCTTcaattatgtttttaactgagATTTTAGTTAGCTTATTCATTTCAGACCAGCTTCTCAAAAGTATTCTGTATGCTTGCCAACGTGGCTATTAGATCTTTGTGTTTTGCCTTTGAACACAGATTTGTGGGGTTGTAACCCTAAAAGGTgtctaaaaatacaataaatgaatgtaataaattcagataataaaaaaatagaaataattccAAAACAAATCTTCGGGGAATGTTTGTGTGGTCTGAAGTGCTACTCATACTTCAATAGTAGAAAGTGGCCCAGATTGAAATCTGACTTGAATTTACCTACTTTAAAAGATGTTCTCTGTTTGCTTTGTTAGAAAACTACTTGGGGCATCCGGCAAAAAATGCTGTCATCACAGTCCCTGCTTATTTCAACGATTCTCAACGGCAGGTAAGGCTGCTGAAATCTGGGTTTCTTTTGGCCCTTACATTCTTCAGCAGCGTTATGTTTGGAATAATTTCCCATATATGTTCCTCCACGGAAATGTTATGGAAGTTTTCAAAATGTACTATGACTTACTGTGCTTGACAGAGAGTTGTCCCAAAAGCAGTTCTGTGGAGGAAAAATATTGTATTAGGTCTGTCTCTTTGTGGGAACAAttgatgcttatttatttatttatttattacatttctataccgcccaatagccggagctctctgggcggttcacaaaaaaaaaaaaaaagaaccttaaCATGCTGCTCTTTCCTTCCAAGGCTACTAAGGATGCCGGGCAGATTGCTGGATTGAATGTTTTGAGAGTGATAAATGAGCCCACAGCTGCAGCACTGGCCTATGGCTTAGACAAGGCTGAAGACAAAATGTAAGCAAATGGCAATCTCATGCAATTCAACAGTGCTGCTTTATATCCTCTGGAAACCTGAGCTCTCTTAGTTTACATTTCCTAATCAAATatgtcctattttattttattaagtgaCTATCCCACTCAATTTATAAGCAATATCTGAGCATTGAACATACCATACAGACAAGGCAATGCTAAAGCCAGGCCTAAAAAGAATGGCATGCATATAGACGGTTCCCAATTCAGGGAGAATTTGTGTGAAAAATACTTTGAGCAAGCAGTGGAAACGCACCAGTGATGATGCTTGCTTGATACTAGTTGATACGGAGTTCCATAAGAGTTTGTGACATGGGACCAAGTTACCCAGaagaccgccttctcccatacattcCAGCCCAGGTcctaagatcttcaggagaggggGTTATTTTGAGGCATGTTTGGTGTCCACTCAAGAGTCCATGTTTTTGGTGGccactcccagactatggaactccTCCCTTCCGTGGAAGGCTAGCTTTGCGCctgctctgctgtccttccaccagcaggcaaagatctCTTTATTTAAGAAGCCATTTAGCCTGTAAATGGGTCTGCTGGGTTGGGTGATGTTTTAATTGCATCTATAagctgctttgactgctcttactaatgcaataaatacaaataaatataataataattataataaagcTTGTTGTAGCCTTGATAAATGCCCCTGTCTTTAGTAGATACAAGACTAACATAAAGAAATACCATAAAGAAATCTGACTcctctagctgcagcttctgagcaTAGCTGCAGGCTGAGATTGTTTCGATAACAGGGCTGCTTCCTGCGATTTTGAGGCAAGCCGTGGAACTGGAAGACTTCCAAGTAAACTTCCAAATTAAGTGCAAATGAAGTCCTCTGTGCTTAACATAGCAAAGGATCATCTCTTGCCAGAAACGTAGGGCATACACATACAGCAAACCTGGCAGCACCCCTCTTTCATGTGCGACAAGAGCCTTGATACCAAAAAGTTAGCTGTCCTATTAGAAATTGAACCCGTTATTTCTGgtattgtttgtgtgtttttttaaattagacttagaacctaagaagtgccctgatgctggatcagagcaagggtccctctagtccagcactctgttcgcacagtggccaaccagccatcggtcagggatgaacaagcaggacatggtgcaacagcaccctcccgcccatgttccccagcaactggtgtacacaggcttattgctttgaatactggagatagctcacaaccatcagggctagcagccatggatagcctttgcctccaggaatttatccaacccccttttgaagccatccagattgatggccatcactacattttgtggtagtgagttccatgatttaactatgtgctgtgtgaaggagtccttcctttcatttgtccggGGTCTCCCACCTTCTTCCACTTTTGACCAGCTACTTATCAGAAATAAGATTAAACAGACAATGCAGTCATATACACTGAAATTCTAAGATTAAAAATGGGACAGTTAACACTTCACTTGATGATAGCCTTTGATTAAAATGAGGAATGTGAGTTCCCACAACACTTAGTCTAAGTGCTgctatgtgtttttcttttcctctagTATTGCAGTCTATGACTTGGGTGGTGGCACTTTCGATATTTCTGTCTTGGAAATTCAGAAGGGAGTCTTTGAGGTCAAATCCACCAATGGTGACACTTTCTTGGGTGGTGAAGATTTTGACCAAGCCTTGTTGCAGCATATTGTAAAAGAGTTCAAGAGAGAGGTAAGCAGTTTGTGTTTCGTATTCTGTTCAAGAAGCAACCTTCAAGCAGCTCTTTCGTGTGCAAGTTTAATCTAATTTGAAAAACAGAAGACCCTTGCACAGATCTGTCAGAACTGCATTTGAGTAAAATAGCTGAATACATGGTTGGTTTTCAAAACAGGAAAGGGTCACCCCTTTCGCTTCTTTGCTACCGGTCTTCTTGAGATCATTAAGATCATATTGCAAATAACTTTTGTTAAGTATATCCCCATCTCATGAACGTAGCATGGAGATAGCAGTAAAAGGAACATGACGTGAGTGTTTATCACAGTTTAATTATCTTAGGGCCAGTGTACACATTGTGGTGGTAGGTTTGTTTGCTCCATTCCTTCATGGAAAGTATGATGGGGAGATAAAGGTTCTTGAATACTTGGACACATGGTGAACATTTGCTGAAGAGTTGTTTGCCATGGCTTTCTGGCATGGATCTTCTTCATGATATAGGGTGGCAGGTATGTTTTCCATCACTTCCCAGGTATGTGAAGCTACAATGGATGTAGAACAGGGGGTGGCAGTATGCAGGCTGCACCCTGCTACCCTCGGTGCAGTCCCTGATGCTCACCGAAATATGGAAGGGACACAAAATGGTGCATCATAACAGCTACAGAGCGCTGAAATTGACAAATTAAGTTTGCAAACAAGCTATAGAGCATTTTAGTGCTATAGAGTGTTTTgccacagcatttttttaaaaaaattctccccctcccctctcagtgTGGCACGCGGCGGGTCTCTAGGGGTTGAAAAGGCTTCCCAGACCTCCCacagttgcctactcctgatgtaGAGCAAAGGCACGTCCCTGAGCACACTGCTTTTGAGCATGGATGTGAAACAGTCCAGAGAGGTAGATGTCTGTCTTTATCAGTTCAGTGCATGGTCAGAAAAAGTTTGGTGAAGAGCCAAATACAGTTTCATCAACATTACTTAGTGGGACTACATGTGTAAAGACTGGGAACTTATTCACAGGCTGTGCAATGAATGGATTGCATGTTGCTATCTGTATGTTGATATTTAGCAGTTAATACAGATGCTGTTAGACTTAGGTAAGGAGTGATGTAATTGGAATGGAATTGGGGTGGGACTGAAAATGGTTGTTTGGCATCTCTGAGGAGGCACTTGCATAATAAGATACACTCTGAGATCACCTGGAGTGAAGCACAAATACATTTCctcaaatgtgcatttaaaaaaaaagacattcctAGCATGATTATCAAAGATCCTATAATATACTGTGAATCAAGGATTCGTCTCAAGTCCAGTAAAATGTATGCGTTAAATCACGCAAGATTTTTGGTAGTTCTGTACTAAGCGTTGATATAGTCATGTATGTTATTTAATGCTATTAGTGTCCTAGGGCAGAGGAATCTGAGCCTGAAGATCCAGTTTGAATACTGAGTGTGCAATGAGTTGTGGACTTTTCATGCCAAGTGTTTGCCCCAGTTACAGAAAACTGTGAAATGTGTAcacttgttcttttctttttccagacAGGTGTCGATTTAACTAAAGATAACATGGCTCTACAGAGAGTGAGGGAAGCCTCAGAAAAAGCAAAGTGTGAACTCTCTTCTTCAGTCCAGGTAAGGAACTGAATGATTTCAGAGTGTACGTGGGCCATTGCCGTTACCAACATGTACACCTTATTTATGAATTGGTGAGAGCTAATCAAATCTCCAGTTTAATATCAGTTCAGCATCAGGAACACAAAACTTAAATATAACGTTGTGGCTGGTGCTTTAGTAAGCATATTGATGGTTAGTTCTCCCTATTATATCTCTAACATCAGGCGGTTAGCTTGGACTTCCACAGGAAGGGCTGCTTCTGATTCAGATCAAGTTCAGAACCTATAATGTGGCAGGCTTGATTCTCAGTGGGTCATTCTGGTCACCACCAGCAAGGAGCGGATTTGGCTCCCACCTAAGTGGTGTCTGTGAGAACACCAATATACTTTCTCCCATAGAAGTGAATGGTTGCCACAATTTCTCTCTGCACAGAGGCCAGTATACAGAGCTTAGAACTAAAGAAGAGAAAAGTAAAGTGAAGCCTGCCTTTCACCCCGAGGACGCTGCAGAGGGTTGTGTGATGTATCTGCATCGAGCCAATATATAGAACTTGAGTTAAAGACAGAGAAGGTTTGGACATGGCAGGCCATTTTATGGAGAAGGTTGAATTCTCACTGACGTTTACCAGGTTTGGTGCTCTTTTAACTGGCAAAATGCACCACTGAATGCATGACGTCATTGAAGTGGATATCTGTTGCAGCACTCCAGCAGAGAATTAAACATATAAATATTCAGAATGAATACATGGCACTGGACAGAGGCACAGTAGGGGAAGTATATATCGGTGTAGACAGAGGCACTATCTAATAGGTGTCTGTGATATTTGTAGCCAGGTTTTATTTTATACTCCAAACACAAATATTAGTTCTGAGTTTTGGGGGGAAGCATTGTGTTTTCCCTGTAACAGAAGTCCTGTAATTTTGAATCCTGGGAAAATGGGATAGCCCTACACTAGAAGTGTTGGGGAAGTTTCCTAGAGACTGCTCAAATGAGTTGCAACAAAGCATGGGCTATGATTATCTGAAGAAATGTTAAATGTTGGCTGCTGCCAGATCTGCCCTTTTTCACAGCTCCAGGAAACGGCAGCAAGTGGTATCGGATGCATATTTTTCTGGCCAAAAATATGATACGTGCCACATTATGTAACTGAAGGTCATGGTGGCTACAACCGTGCAATCCTGCCTGGCGAAGTACTATATTTTTCAGTCAGGCTTTGCTATATTGTAACAAAATGTGCTATTTGACCAGAAAACTTATTTCTGTCAGTAAAGGAGTATTTCTTCCAATTTAACACTTCTAATATGTGTTGACAGTTCACATGTTTGCGTTGCTTATGCATGCTAGAAAGATTGGTTTGCAGAAATCCATCTTGGTACTTGTCTGCATAGAATAATTATGTGCAGCAACTTAGTTCCCTTTAAAGACTTTGTGACGAGTCCAGTGCCATTCAGATCCAGTTGGCTCCTGTTGGTTCTTGCCTTCTTAATGCTTGATATTAAACTTTCTTGTATTGCAGACAGACATTAACTTGCCGTACCTTACAATGGATGCTTCGGGACCAAAGCACTTGAACATGAAGCTGACTCGCTCTCAGTTTGAGGGGATTGTGGCCGATCTGATTCGGAGGACCATCGCACCTTGCCAGAAAGCCATGCAGGATGCTGAAGTCAGCAAGAGTGACATTGGAGAAGTTCTCTTGGTTGGCGGCATGACCAGAATGCCGAAGGTAGGGATGGCTTCCTTGTGACCTGATGGACTTGGGCCCTGTTGTCTCGGGACTGGTCGAGTGCCCTTTGGACCTTCCTTAGCTCTTTTAGCAGCAAAAGTTAGTGGATGGGTTAATCAGTGGAGAGGGCTGGTGTGAAACTAAACATTGACGCACAGTCTTCTGCTGCCTTTGCAGCTCGATAGCTTAGATGCTTTCTCAGATTTAGCTGTTTTTTGAggcctttcagatattttttgttttatttttattgttgcatttatttcccaccttttttcctccaaggaacccaaggcggcatacatgattctcctcctctccattttatcctcacaacaacaaccctgtgaggtgggttgggttgagagtctgtgactggcccaaagtcacccagtgggttttcatggccgagtggggcccAGAACCCGGatatcccgactcccagtccgacactttagccactacaccacactggctcttacagGAGACAAAGACAGCCTATGGAATGCTTGTGCTTTATTCACACGCTTCCCTCCCCGTTTGCTAGCACTCCTCAGCGCAAAGTGAGAGGGCACCCCGAAAGGCTTCTCTGTGATTGCTGAAGGCTCTGGAATATAACCCCTTTTTAATCCTGAGGTCTTGGCAGGGTGCTTCAGCCTGAAGGGCAGGGCCCTCCCTGGGGATCTGAAAGGAGAAAAGAAGAGCTCTACGTATAGTGATTGTGTCAGTGTCATGCTGCAAGGCCAAAGCACAAGCATTCCATAGGCTGTCTTTGTCTCCTGTAAGATGCAGTGGTGGCCTTGTGGATCTTTACAATAATGTATATGAATCTCAGAGCTTCTGCTCCTTATTGATACTGGGCAGCAGTGTAGATTGTATGTGGCCAGAAGTGGAAAATTCTCGCCATCTGTCTACTGTAAAGAGAATTGCAGCTGCGGTATTAATTGCTGTGTGAACATTTTCCACCCCGTATGTAACTGCCATGTCCGTGTGTGTCCCTTCAGGTGCAACAGACTGTCCAGGACATGTTTGGTCGTGCTCCTAGCAAAGCAGTTAATCCTGATGAGGCTGTTGCCATTGGTGCTGCCATCCAAGGGGGAGTGTTGGCTGGTGATGTTACTGATGTGCTGCTGCTGGACGTAACTCCCCTTTCCCTGGGAATTGAGACGCTAGGGGGAGTGTTCACTAAGCTCATCAACAGGAACACCACTATTCCAACTAAGAAGAGCCAGGTGAGACAGTATTCTGgatgttgtttttaactgaaatTCTCCTTTTTGGCCCCTTAATGCTGATACCCAATATTCCTTCCTATAATCCTATTCTCCTTTGCCTATGGCCAGATCATGATCATTTGCTGTCTTCATTTAAAGTATCCTTACCTACTTTTCAGCCAAAAAGCTTCCCAGAAAGGCTTACATATCATCAATACAAACCAGACAGACCAAGCTGCAGGCATATAGTCTAAAGGATATGactcaaaaggaaaagggatgtgaagggtggtggtggaggatttGGGTACCAATTCTTGAAAGTTACAAAGTCGGTCTTTTAATGATCAATTGGAATCAGTTCAGAGAGAGGAGAAGCCTGACGAAGCTGGACTTTCTGCAGAGCTGATGGAATAGCTGCTGCTTGGCTTTTGCTCAGAGCCTTTAGAAACAGCATTTCCCAACCCTTTTGGGCCAGTGGaattttggaattttgaaagagtgtctgcttgctctcacaaaatggctgccattgtggggggggggaatgcccattcataaaatggtgggcatggctggtcacaggatactcatttcccagatttttgtttgtttatttaaagtatttttagccCACTCCtcaccaaaaaggctcccggatcAGCTTAAATACAACCAGTGAAGCAAGGCATTTTAGTAATCTTCGCAGTGCTCTCGGCTACAGGATTAAGCTGCTGCTTCATGATGGTAGCGGCTGTGACTTCCATTCATGGTGTAACTGGTAGTTAGTAACCAACCATATGCAtaagctgtgggggtgggggcaaggttGAAGATCCCTTGGGGACATGGATTTGTCTTATGCCTCTAATAGCATATGCGGTAGTTTTTATGGAATTTATTGTACTGTGGTGTTTGTGTTTTGCTTTCCATGAGCTAATAGGACAGAGACTGAGACAGTGTAGTACTATTTGCAAGGAATTACCTTTATCTCATATACCAGAACACGACTCATACGAAATGTGATTCACGCCCACAGGTATTTTCTACAGCTGCTGATGGACAGACTCAGGTGGAGATCAAAGTCCATCAGGGTGAGAGGGAAATGGCTGCGGACAATAAACTT
This sequence is a window from Elgaria multicarinata webbii isolate HBS135686 ecotype San Diego chromosome 4, rElgMul1.1.pri, whole genome shotgun sequence. Protein-coding genes within it:
- the HSPA9 gene encoding stress-70 protein, mitochondrial isoform X2, which codes for MEGKQAKVLENAEGARTTPSVIAFSGEGERLVGMPAKRQSVTNPHNTFYATKRLIGRRYDDTEVQKDIKNVPFKIVRASNGDAWVESHGKLYSPSQIGAFILMKMKETAENYLGHPAKNAVITVPAYFNDSQRQATKDAGQIAGLNVLRVINEPTAAALAYGLDKAEDKIIAVYDLGGGTFDISVLEIQKGVFEVKSTNGDTFLGGEDFDQALLQHIVKEFKRETGVDLTKDNMALQRVREASEKAKCELSSSVQTDINLPYLTMDASGPKHLNMKLTRSQFEGIVADLIRRTIAPCQKAMQDAEVSKSDIGEVLLVGGMTRMPKVQQTVQDMFGRAPSKAVNPDEAVAIGAAIQGGVLAGDVTDVLLLDVTPLSLGIETLGGVFTKLINRNTTIPTKKSQVFSTAADGQTQVEIKVHQGEREMAADNKLLGQFTLVGIPPAPRGVPQIEVTFDIDANGIVHVSAKDKGTGREQQIVIQSSGGLSKDDIENMVKNAEKYAEEDRRRKERVEAVNMAEGIIHDTESKMEEFKDQLPADECNKLREEIAKMRELLARKDSETGENIRQAASTLQQASLKLFEMAYKKMASERESSGSSETSGDQKEEKQ